In Ascaphus truei isolate aAscTru1 chromosome 7, aAscTru1.hap1, whole genome shotgun sequence, one genomic interval encodes:
- the ATP5MC3 gene encoding ATP synthase F(0) complex subunit C3, mitochondrial — MYACAKFVSTPSLIRAGSRVLYRPISASVLSRPEVRTGEGNAALLSGAQNNIFQVALRGFQTSAISRDIDTAAKFIGAGAATVGVAGSGAGIGTVFGSLIIGYARNPSLKQQLFSYAILGFALSEAMGLFCLMVAFLILFAM; from the exons ATGTATGCCTGTGCGAAGTTCGTCTCCACCCCGTCTCTG ATCCGTGCTGGGTCCAGAGTTCTGTACAGGCCAATTTCTGCATCAGTGTTGTCTCGGCcagaggtcaggactggagag GGAAACGCCGCACTTCTCAGCGGGGCCCAGAACAACATCTTTCAGGTGGCACTGAGGGGGTTCCAGACCAGTGCGATCAGCAGGGACATTGATACTGCTGCCAAATTTATTGGTGCTGGTGCTGCCACAGTCGGTGTGGCTGGCTCTGGTGCTGGTATTGGGACAGTTTTTGGCAGCCTCATCATTGGCTATGCAAG AAATCCTTCCCTGAAGCAGCAGCTGTTCTCATACGCTATCCTGGGATTTGCCCTGTCTGAAGCCATGGGTCTGTTTTGTTTGATGGTTGCTTTCCTGATCCTATTTGCCATGTAA